The proteins below come from a single Pseudochaenichthys georgianus chromosome 14, fPseGeo1.2, whole genome shotgun sequence genomic window:
- the LOC117458062 gene encoding LOW QUALITY PROTEIN: spectrin beta chain, non-erythrocytic 4-like (The sequence of the model RefSeq protein was modified relative to this genomic sequence to represent the inferred CDS: inserted 2 bases in 1 codon; deleted 2 bases in 1 codon) — translation MRLKSFTGSGLKHQAFMAELARNKEWIAKIETVFTKRTRLSQRRYRIRRYRIRRRKHPLLRVSGCNSPLPPPRTQEGQELIQEKPELRSVVQQKLVEIRECWSDLESTTKAKARQLFENNKPEPAVKSFSDLDSQLSHLEQQPPQLEQAHHLPTFNEQLQKFQAMESQIGDYYKDVGELGSVQGVCLPQRGLVAGDREAGEQSGVVETRIVRLIEPLKERRRILLASKEMHQVAQDLEDEILWIQERLPLASCKDYGNNLQSVQQHVKKNQTLQRELTGRRARVEEVLDRAGIIASLRTPEVECVREGAGHVRQLWEVLQLEAERRCVMLDAMLLSQQYYSDAAKVETWLSGQKLQLVNEEKGTDEASTLQLLKGHLALEQTVENYAETVGMLTQQCQLLMEMGHPESEQLTKQQSHIDRLYVSLKDMVEHRKNKLEQQYWLYQLNKDVEELEKWITERETVASSTELGHDLEDVTVLQERFTKFATETNSIGQQRMEHVNKMVNEMIDCGHSDAATIAEWKDGLNESWADLLELMETRRQMLLASHQLHKFFTDCKEVLAQIAGKMKQLPEVRACQANITNPATLQRLMHSFEHALQLLVAQVRQLQENAAQLRPSTAGEKAEAIMVKELEVMEAWKELLSSCEASRVQVTSVTDKVQFFSVVRENLMWMEGIMGQIIWDEPRDLTALEVMMRQHQELKAKVDGRSKTIQQCADLGKILIAAGNPASEEIQEKLGSLLAKQRDLIEKWDKHQEKLLRRQEHFQFAQETVKAEAWLKAKEPLITSKEPEGGGARTQTDEVEQLILRHEAFPQGLLSTWKERFSSLRQLSAHNSLIWLSSGYLAQNYQSSGGLGSSGFLAQNNYSSGSLGSSSYLAQSGGIMDPKMAYAWQHLKADFMQPRINHIHKAVNPLLEASRAQREQFGDIPMADMVGPESGLELLHGRLQRDPRGSRSDPQMDHLRREREYKLGRQTSSEQEIQARLNELAADCXRQERYRRRLERQSSSEQEGSGKQRLQRQDSSDLEGSIKDGSDKRSGDKRNTMAEIVEQVQEREAASARGDSYRPASSLSAPVTRFDGRPRARDRPKPRRRPRPKEPEETRRSRSAPATGAPTTPQPPSHTAHNEGFLYRKKASSSDLEAQQRSPNSKSWLNVYCVLKEGQLLFYKDARHLTTTYNEEPPVELANCTFDPSMGYKKKKNVFILQMADGNNFAFHAKDEEDMKAWTSNITTCISEYEELGKWDKPGTSSMEPDHSERKEKSEGDADARSERSELAEAEERSEKERSEKGDGSEKLDTSEIADKMEGGAGGSSTSGKSK, via the exons ATGAGGCTCAAAAGCTTCACAGGAAGTGGCCTGAAGCACCAGGCCTTTATGGCGGAACTGGCCCGCAATAAGGAATGGATCGCCAAGATAGAaacag tgtttactaaaagaacaaGACTTTCACAGCGCCGGTACCGCATCCGCCGGTACCGCATCCGCCGCCGCAAACACCCACTGTTGCGAGTCTCCGGCTGTAACAGTCCACTACCGCCCCCGAGGACCCAG GAGGGTCAGGAACTGATCCAGGAGAAGCCCGAGCTGCGGTCGGTGGTCCAGCAGAAGCTGGTGGAGATCAGAGAGTGCTGGTCCGACCTGGAGAGCACCACCAAGGCCAAGGCTCGCCAGCTCTTTGAGAACAACAAGCCTGAGCCGGCGGTGAAGAGCTTCTCGGACCTGGACAGCCAGCTCTCCCACCTGGAGCAGCAGCCCCCCCAGCTGGAGCAGGCTCACCATCTGCCCACCTTCAATGAGCAGCTCCAGAAATTCCAG GCTATGGAGTCTCAGATAGGGGACTATTACAAGGATGTGGGAGAGCTGGGCAGCGTGCAGGGTGTCTGCCTGCCCCAGCGAGGCCTGGTGGCAGGTGACAGGGAGGCCGGCGAGCAGTCAGGCGTCGTGGAGACTCGCATCGTCCGCCTCATCGAGCCGCTGAAGGAGAGACGCCGCATCCTGCTGGCCTCCAAAGAGATGCATCAAGTCGCCCAAGACCTGGAGGATGAGATA CTGTGGATCCAGGAgaggcttcccttggcctcctgTAAGGACTATGGGAACAACCTCCAGAGTGTACAGCAGCATGTGAAGAAGAACCAG ACCCTTCAAAGGGAGCTGACAGGGCGGCGGGCTCGTGTGGAGGAGGTTCTGGACCGGGCGGGGATCATCGCTTCGCTGAGGACCCCTGAGGTGGAGTGTGTCCGTGAAGGGGCGGGGCATGTGCGCCAGCTGTGGGAGGTGTTGCAGCTGGAGGCCGAGAGGAGGTGTGTGATGCTGGACGCCATGCTGCTGTCTCAGCAGTACTACAGCGACGCGGCTAAAGTGGAGACCTGGCTGTCGGGTCAGAAGCTCCAACTGGTCAATGAAGAAAAAGGAACG GACGAGGCGAGCACCCTGCAGCTGCTGAAGGGCCACCTGGCTCTGGAGCAAACGGTGGAAAACTATGCAGAGACAGTAGGCATGCTCACCCAGCAATGCCAGCTTCTTATGGAAATGGGACACCCAGAAAG TGAGCAGCTCACCAAGCAGCAGTCGCACATAGACCGGCTGTACGTGTCTCTGAAGGACATGGTGGAGCACAGGAAGAACAAGCTGGAGCAGCAGTACTGGCTCTATCAGCTCAACAAGGACGTGGAGGAGCTGGAGAAGTGGATCACGGAGCGAGAGACCGTGGCCAGTTCCACCGAGCTGGGCCACGACCTGGAGGACGTCACG GTGCTTCAGGAGAGATTCACCAAGTTTGCCACAGAAACCAACAGCATCGGGCAGCAGCGCATGGAGCATGTCAACAAAATGGTGAACGAGATGATCGACTGCGGCCACTCGGACGCGGCCACCATCGCCGAGTGGAAGGACGGGCTGAACGAGTCGTGGGCCGACCTGCTGGAGCTGATGGAGACCCGCAGGCAGATGCTGCTCGCCTCGCACCAGCTGCACAAGTTCTTCACCGACTGCAAAGAG GTCTTGGCTCAGATCGCGGGGAAGATGAAGCAGCTGCCAGAGGTGAGGGCGTGCCAAGCCAACATCACCAATCCAGCCACCCTGCAGAGGCTCATGCACTCCTTTGAGCATGCCCTTCAACTGCTGGTTGCACAG GTGAGGCAGCTGCAGGAGAACGCGGCCCAGCTGAGG CCATCTACGGCTGGGGAAAAGGCGGAGGCCATCATGGTCAAAGAGCTGGAAGTGATGGAGGCCTGGAAGGAGCTGCTGAGCTCCTGTGAGGCCAGCCGTGTGCAGGTCACCTCAGTCACAGACAAGGTGCAGTTCTTCTCCGTGGTGCGTGAAAACCTCATGTGGATGGAAGGCATCATGGGCCAGATTATATGGGATGAGCCCAG AGATCTGACGGCTCTCGAGGTGATGATGAGACAACATCAGGAGCTGAAAGCCAAAGTAGACGGCCGCAGCAAGACCATACAGCAGTGTGCCGATCTGGGCAAGATCCTCATAGCTGCAGGCAACCCTGCATCCGAGGAG ATACAAGAGAAGCTGGGCAGTCttctggctaagcagagggatCTTATTGAGAAGTGGGACAAACACCAGGAGAAGTTACTGCGCA GGCAGGAACATTTCCAGTTCGCCCAGGAGACGGTGAAGGCAGAAGCCTGGCTGAAGGCCAAGGAGCCGCTGATCACCTCCAAGGAGCCCGAGGGAGGAGGAGCCCGGACCCAAACAGACGAGGTTGAGCAACTCATCCTTCGCCACGAGGCCTTTCCGCAAGGCTTGCTGTCCACCTGGAAAGAACGCTTCAGCTCTCTCCGCCAGCTTTCCGCA CACAACAGCCTAATATGGTTGAGTTCTGGATACTTAGCGCAGAATTACCAGAGCAGTGGGGGATTGGGTAGCTCAGGCTTTCTGGCACAAAATAATTACAGCAGTGGAAGTCTGGGCAGTTCTAGTTACCTGGCGCAAAGTGGTGGCATCATGGACCCTAAAATGGCATATGCATGGCAGCATCTGAAAGCTGACTTCATGCAGCCCAGGATCAACCACATCCACAAGGCTGTAAACCCCCTCCTAGAGGCCAGCAGGGCGCAGCGGGAACAGTTTGGGGACATCCCAATGGCCGACATGGTGGGGCCAGAGTCGGGGCTGGAGCTCCTCCACGGCCGCCTCCAGAGGGATCCCCGTGGCAGCCGCTCGGATCCTCAGATGGACCACCTGAGGCGAGAGCGGGAGTACAAGTTGGGTAGACAGACCTCCAGCGAACAAGAGATCCAGGCTAGGCTGAACGAGCTTGCCGCTGATTG GCGTCAGGAGCGCTACCGGAGGCGCCTGGAGAGGCAGTCGTCCAGCGAGCAGGAGGGCAGCGGCAAGCAGAGGCTCCAGAGGCAGGACTCGAGTGACCTGGAGGGCTCTATTAAGGACGGTTCTGACAAACGCTCAGG GGATAAGAGAAATACCATGGCAGAGATTGTTGAACAAGTCCAGGAGAGAGAGGCAGCATCT GCACGGGGAGATTCTTATCGCCCTGCAAGCAGCCTCTCAGCACCGGTGACTCGTTTTGATGGACGTCCTCGGGCCCGAGACCGCCCCAAACCGAGGAGGAGGCCTCGTCCCAAAGAGCCTGAGGAGACACGGCGTTCTCGCTCAGCTCCAGCTACTGGGGCCCCAACCACACCTCAGCCGCCTTCGCACACTGCCCACAACGAAGGCTTCCTCTACCGCAAAAAGGCCTCATCATCTGACCTCGAAGCTCAGCAGAGAAGCCCAAACAG CAAATCCTGGCTGAACGTGTACTGTGTGTTGAAAGAGGGACAGCTGCTTTTCTACAAGGATGCTAGGCACCTGACTACGACATACAACGAGGAGCCTCCTGTGGAGCTGGCTAACTGCACCTTTGATCCTTCTATGggatacaagaagaagaaaaatgtCTTCATTCTTCA AATGGCTGATGGTAACAACTTTGCATTCCATGCAAAAGATGAG GAGGACATGAAGGCTTGGACTTCAAACATCACCACCTGTATATCTGAATACGAGGAACTGGGCAAGTGGGACAAGCCGGGAACCTCGTCCATGGAACCCGACCACTCGGAGAGGAAGGAGAAGTCGGAGGGGGACGCCGACGCCAGGTCAGAGAGGTCGGAGCTGGCCGAGGCGGAGGAGAGGTCCGAGAAGGAGAGGTCAGAGAAAGGGGACGGCTCTGAGAAGTTAGACACGTCAGAAATCGCCGACAAAATGGAGGGAGGGGCAGGGGGCTCCAGCACttctggaaagagcaaatga
- the micu2 gene encoding calcium uptake protein 2, mitochondrial has translation MAAFGRLVSVCRNAVRSPRSVISVARHRAVGPAIVGSVLGTGLICYYQYLPNRTLPFAVHAEAPKEVAAPALSARKVRFIQFASVVYEQEPYMTPRDFLFSVMLENVDRKLQKKSLTTQEVNHMLATASKALAGNELFRTIGDDGLISYTEYLFLLTILTKPHIGFHIAFKMLDVDGNEQVDKKEFLKLKKIIGTSKKRAPQGTEKPVVEGDGVNTTLQAYFFGERGENKLQYQDFHRFMVDLQAEVQEMEFLQFSKGMDTMRREDFAEWLLHYTNEEDNEAYWENMRKRIPAGQSITFEEFKAFCLFTNNLEDFSFSMKLVTGANRPVGMAQFKRAVRIATGHDLSDNVLDTVFKLFDMDGDKCLSHKEFMGVMTDRIRRGLKVQHQSGFSDYWKCVKRETLKGAKEALGDTGCPF, from the exons ATGGCTGCTTTCGGGAGGCTCGTCTCCGTCTGCAGGAACGCAGTGAGGAGTCCTCGGTCTGTGATATCTGTAGCACGGCACCGTGCTGTCGGACCCGCTATAGTGGGCTCAGTTCTCGGTACCGGGCTTATCTGTTATTACCAATATCTTCCTAACAGGACTCTGCCCTTTGCTGTCCATGCCGAGGCACCGAAA GAAGTAGCAGCTCCAGCTCTTTCAGCCAGGAAGGTTCGGTTCATCCAGTTCGCCTCAGTGGTGTACGAGCAGGAGCCCTACATGACCCCGAGAGACTTCCTGTTCTCTGTGATGCTGGAGAATGTGGACC GAAAGCTGCAGAagaaaagtttaaccacacag GAGGTTAACCACATGTTGGCCACTGCCTCTAAAGCTCTGGCCGGTAATGAACTGTTCAGGACAATAGGAGACGATG GTTTGATATCCTACACAGAGTATCTGTTCCTGCTGACCATCCTGACCA AGCCGCACATAGGATTTCATATTGCTTTCAAAATGCTTGATGTTGACGGCAATGAGCAGGTGGACAAAAAGGAATTTCTCAAG CTGAAGAAAATCATTGGGACCAGTAAAAAGAGAGCTCCTCAAGGCACAGAG AAACCAGTGGTCGAAGGGGACGGTGTGAACACGACTCTGCAGGCCTACTTCTTTGGCGAGAGAGGAGAAAACAAGCTGCAGTATCAGGACTTCCACAG GTTCATGGTAGACCTGCAGGCTGAAGTCCAGGAGATGGAGTTCCTGCAGTTCTCCAAAGGTATGGACACCATGAGGAGAGAAGACTTCGCTGAGTGGCTGCTACACTACACCAACGAAGAAGACAACGAGGCGTACTGGGAGAACATGAGGAAGAGGATCCCTGCTGGCCAG AGTATCACCTTCGAGGAGTTCAAAGCCTTCTGTCTGTTCACCAACAATCTGGAGGATTTTTCCTTTTCTATGAAACTGGTCACTGGAGCCAACCGGCCTGTTGGAATGG CCCAGTTCAAACGAGCAGTGAGGATCGCCACAGGCCACGATCTGTCTGACAATGTTTTGGATACTGTCTTCAAGCTCTTTGATATGGATGGAGATAAGTGCCTGAGCCACAAGGAGTTCATGGGAGTGATGACTGACAGAATACGGCGAGGCCTGAAG GTGCAGCACCAGAGTGGCTTCTCCGACTACTGGAAATGCGTGAAGCGAGAGACCCTGAAGGGAGCTAAGGAGGCCCTGGGGGACACCGGGTGCCCCTTCTGA